GCGCTGGAAATGGCTGGGGACATCGACCGCGATGGGGTCGAAAAGGCTTATGGGCGCTGGGCGCCGGTCTACGATCTCGTCTTCGGCAAGGTGTTCGACGCCGGCCGCCAGTCGACCATCGTGGAAGCCGACAAGATCGGCGGGCGCATTCTCGACGTCGGCGTCGGCACGGGATTGTCGCTGTCGGATTATTCGCGCAGCACCAGATTATGCGGTGTCGATATTTCCGAGCCGATGCTGCGCCGGGCGCTCAAGCGCGTGCGCGCGCTCGGCCTCACCAATGTCGAAACGCTGGCGGTGATGGACGCCAAGAACCTCGCGTTCAGGGATTCGTTTTTCGACGCGGTGGTGGCGCAGTATGTCATCACCGCGGTGCCGGATCCGGAACGCACGCTGGATGATTTCATCCGGGTGCTGAAGCCCGGCGGCGAACTCATCCTGGTCAATCACATCGGCGCCGAAAGCGGCCCGCGGCGTCTGTTCGAACTGGCGTTCGCGCCACTGGCGCGGCGGCTCGGCTGGCGTCCGGAATTTCCCTGGGCCCGCCTGACCGACTGGGCCGCCAGGCACGGCGGGGTCAGCCTGACCGAGCGGCGGCCGATGCCGCCGATGGGGCATTTTTCGCTGATCCGGTTCCGCAAGGCCTGAACTGAATAGCGTTTTCGAGCGAAGCATGCCCTCGGACTTGATCCGGGGGTGGAGGCCGGTTCGCGTCAAGAAAACGCGTCAAAACAAGACCGCGATTCAGCCGGGAACATCCGCGACCATCCGCCGTTTCCCCGCATGGGAATAAAACGCGCAATCTTTCTGTCGTGTATTGTGATGGCGGCCTCCGGTGGGGCTTCCGCACAGGCCCCGCCTGGTCCGGTCACTCCCCCGGCCCAGACCGCGCCGCCATCACCACCGCCCCCCGTCAACTGCGCCCCGATGAAGCCGGCGCCGGGCTCGACGACCGTTGTGCCCGACGGAATCACCACCGGCAGAGCGCCCGAGCCGCTTGCCGACAAACTGGCCCGTTCCGATGGCGTATTGTGCCCGCCTGCGGGGATCGACCCCGAAATGCGCGCGCCGGCGCCGGATATCGGAAAAACACCTGTGATTCCACCACCCGGCAGTCCCGGCGGCGACCCCACGATCCGGCCGAAATAGCCCGGTTTGCAGACACTTGGCGGAGCAGCGGGCTTTGCTTGACAGGCCCTTGACCCACTCCTTATATGCCGCGCGTTCGCGACTGCGGTGGTGTGTGCCGTGACAGTGAACCGTGGCGAGGTAGCTCAGCTGGTTAGAGCACGGGAATCATAATCCTGGGGTCGGGGGTTCGAGTCCCTCTCTCGCTACCATCTTTCCCCACACTCCTCGAGCGTTGTGGGGGTAGGCCTGCTCCCCCAGCAGTGCGTTCAAGCGTCTGACAATCTTAACTGCGACCCCGCCTGGATGCGAGGGGTTCCGGAATACCGTTACCGTCTCGACGAGATCTCTGATTGCTTCTGCGGCCTAAGAATCCCCAGCATTCAGCCCTTCGACAAAGCGTCCTGCAGACGGGCGAGTAGTTGCTCATAGCGCGCCAGTACGGCCGGGTGGAGCGCGATAACATCGCCGACCGCAGGTTCGCCGTCCAACTCCCTCGCTACCTGCTTTCGCTCTTCGTCCAAGACACTCGAGCGAGGACCAAGCACCGCGGGGTCACCGTGTCCTTTTGCTATCGCG
The Bradyrhizobium sp. KBS0727 genome window above contains:
- a CDS encoding class I SAM-dependent methyltransferase, translating into MAGDIDRDGVEKAYGRWAPVYDLVFGKVFDAGRQSTIVEADKIGGRILDVGVGTGLSLSDYSRSTRLCGVDISEPMLRRALKRVRALGLTNVETLAVMDAKNLAFRDSFFDAVVAQYVITAVPDPERTLDDFIRVLKPGGELILVNHIGAESGPRRLFELAFAPLARRLGWRPEFPWARLTDWAARHGGVSLTERRPMPPMGHFSLIRFRKA